The nucleotide sequence CGACTAGGTTGATTTTTCGTTGATTGAGCGACGCTGAATGGAGCTGCGGCTCAGTGCTGCCACAGTGTTTTCAGCCAGCTTCAGCCGCCTATACACCCATTTTTTCATCCGGTGATGGGCCATTGAGCATCCAAATAAAGGCCAGATGACGCGGCAAGCCCCAGGCTGCGCTTAAGGGGCAAACTGGGCCTTGCCGAAAGGGCGCTTGCGGCTTGACCCAGCGCCAAAAGTCGCTTAGCTTTCTGCGTTCGCTTTCCTAGATGTTCTTATTAGATATTTTAGGTCTGTTCGGTCCGCACTTTGGAATGCCATTGGGGTATTTCAGTGCAGTAAACCCTGCCTCCCGTTTTCGTCAGCTGGGATGTTGCAGAGAAAGGTTGAAGAATGCCGACGATTAACCAACTGATCCGCAAATCGCGGGAAGTTCAGAAAAACAAAACGGCGTCGCCAGCTCTCGTGGGCTGTCCACAACGTCGTGGTGTTTGTACTCGTGTGTACACGACAACTCCAAAGAAGCCGAACTCGGCTCTCCGAAAAGTTGCGCGCGTGCGTTTGTCCAACGGATACGAAGTTACTTCGTACATCCCAGGCATTGGTCACAACCTTCAAGAGCACAGCGTGGTCTTGATTCGTGGTGGTCGTGTAAAGGATTTGCCAGGTGTTCGTTATCACATCGTCCGCGGAACCCTTGATACTCAAGGTGTAAACGGCCGTCTTGTCTCTCGTTCTAAATACGGAACGAAGCGACCAAAGAAATAAGGAGGACTCATGTCACGTCGTAGAAGAGTACATAAAAGAGAGATCCTCCCGGATCCAATTTATAACGATATCGTCATCACTAAGTTCGTAAACAAGATGATGTACGGTGGAAAAAAGAGCACTGCTCAGGCGATTTTCTACGGAGCTCTCGATGAGCTAAAAACGAAAATCACTGAAGAGGATTCTTTGACTGTGTTCCGTAAAGCGCTCGAAAACGCTAAACCGCAGATCGAAGTTCGATCTCGCCGCGTTGGTGGAGCGACTTATCAAGTTCCAGTCGATGTCCGCCCATCACGCCGTGTTGCTCTCGCCATGAAATGGCTCATCGAGTATTCTC is from Deltaproteobacteria bacterium and encodes:
- a CDS encoding 30S ribosomal protein S12 yields the protein MPTINQLIRKSREVQKNKTASPALVGCPQRRGVCTRVYTTTPKKPNSALRKVARVRLSNGYEVTSYIPGIGHNLQEHSVVLIRGGRVKDLPGVRYHIVRGTLDTQGVNGRLVSRSKYGTKRPKK
- the rpsG gene encoding 30S ribosomal protein S7, giving the protein MSRRRRVHKREILPDPIYNDIVITKFVNKMMYGGKKSTAQAIFYGALDELKTKITEEDSLTVFRKALENAKPQIEVRSRRVGGATYQVPVDVRPSRRVALAMKWLIEYSRERGEKDMGKRLAGELMDAYNNRGNAIKKKEDVHRMAEANKAFSHYNW